A genomic window from Glycine soja cultivar W05 chromosome 10, ASM419377v2, whole genome shotgun sequence includes:
- the LOC114369911 gene encoding 60S ribosomal protein L18a-like has protein sequence MEPDQHPKIYRMKLWSINKVRAKSKFWYFLRKLKKVKKSNDQVFIINKDFCNKVGNVLRQSVAFSTKALVSSMLNYIRCMFSSKLFIGGLSYGVDDQSLKDVFSDFGDMVDSKFGSLSLLLHGVLFQPPASLTLPYVLQFPLLSL, from the exons ATGGAACCAGATCAGCACCCTAAGATCTACCGAATGAAGCTCTGGTCCATCAATAAGGTTCGCGCCAAGTCCAAGTTCTG GTATTTTCTGAGGAAATTGAAAAAGGTGAAGAAGAGCAATGACCAAGTGTTTATTATCAACAAG gaTTTTTGTAATAAGGTTGGAAATGTCTTGAGGCAAAGTGTTGCTTTCAGCACAAAAGCACTTGTTTCATCCATGCTTAATTACATTCGCTGCATGTTTTCAAGCAAGCTTTTCATTGGAG GCCTTTCATATGGAGTTGATGATCAGTCTCTTAAGGATGTATTTTCTGACTTTGGAGATATGGTTGATAGTAAATTTGGCTCACTTTCATTGCTGTTACATGGTGTCCTATTTCAACCACCCGCCAGCCTCACTTTACCATATGTTCTTCAGTTTCCTTTGTtgtcattataa